In one window of Methanobrevibacter millerae DNA:
- a CDS encoding winged helix-turn-helix transcriptional regulator: MTYFDFELTHCPVELSLDIINRKWVLQIICDMFFGKTRFSEFQKERPEMSNKALSRSLKFMEEQGLIKKEGDEYFLTDKGKSLNKVIYDLVEFTLDNNKELYDEKTILKAKEGFRKQLLD; this comes from the coding sequence ATGACATATTTTGATTTTGAACTTACTCATTGCCCAGTTGAATTATCCCTCGACATAATCAATAGAAAATGGGTTTTGCAAATTATTTGCGACATGTTCTTTGGAAAAACCCGATTTAGCGAATTTCAAAAGGAAAGACCTGAAATGTCAAACAAGGCATTGTCCAGAAGCTTGAAATTCATGGAAGAACAGGGATTGATTAAAAAAGAGGGTGATGAATATTTCCTAACCGATAAAGGGAAATCCCTAAATAAAGTAATTTATGATTTGGTTGAATTTACTTTAGACAATAACAAAGAATTATACGATGAAAAAACTATTTTAAAGGCAAAGGAAGGATTCAGAAAACAGTTGCTGGACTAA